In a genomic window of Thalassophryne amazonica chromosome 12, fThaAma1.1, whole genome shotgun sequence:
- the LOC117521393 gene encoding gastrula zinc finger protein XlCGF57.1-like, which translates to MLPEQQQLNLSVDQKAIKEEPWTSQEGEQLHQLEEVDVTKLPFTAVILKSENDEEKPQSSQVYQSQSEESTGEEPVATSSTAHRTRTAQADGDGFGQPSNNLSPSSCLQLNNGSSLGNSELEIGDNYGSKETREPCSGMSCMKNGDTPLYNNKCVIARRFNSSECGKVFCYINFSKQHRRIQTNEKHACCPEYDQSWRQKGNLNTKISHTRMKNFGCSQCGKIFVAKSNLKVHMRIHTGEKQFSCSECGKRFVTKSNLKVHMRIHTGEKSFSCSDCGKRFGTRSYLVIHMRSHTGEKPFGCSECDKIFQDKNSLNKHMRIHTGEKPFGCSECGKAFRDRNNLNNHMRIHTGEKPFCCCECGKKLREKTHLNRHMRIHTGEKLFGCPECGKRFWEKADLNRHLKIHTGEKRFVCSQCGKRFGRKGDLNVHMRIHVGVQPFCCFACDKRFRQKCHLDRHMASHKGEKSFCCSECGKRFGDKCNLNRHMRIHTGEKPFGCSLCGKRFGDKRGLNRHRIMHKEDKSICF; encoded by the coding sequence ATGCTGCCTGAACAGCAGCAgttgaatctgagtgttgaccagaagGCCATTAAAGAGGAACCCTGGACAAGTCaagagggagagcagcttcaccaGCTGGAGGAGGTTGATGTCACcaagttacctttcactgctgtcaTTCTCAAGAGTGAAAATGACGAAGAAAAACCACAGTCGTCACAGGTTTATCAAAGCCAAAGTGAGGAGAGCACAGGCGAAGAGCCTGTAGCAACAAGctcaactgcacacagaacacgGACAGCACAAGCTGATGGAGATGGCTTTGGACAACCAAGCAACAACTTAAGTCCATCTAGTTGTTTACAGCTGAATAATGGCAGCAGTTTAGGCAATTCTGAATTAGAGATTGGTGATAATTATGGAAGTAAGGAGACCAGGGAACCTTGTTCAGGTATGAGCTGCATGAAAAATGGTGATACCCCTCTTTACAATAACAAGTGCGTCATTGCTAGGAGGTTTAATTCTTCTGAATGTGGAAAagtattttgttatataaactttTCAAAGCAACACAGGAGAATtcaaacaaatgaaaaacatgcCTGCTGTCCTGAGTATGATCAAAGTTGGAGACAAAAGGGCAATTTGAACACAAAGATAAGTCATACAAGAATGAAAAATTTTGGCTGTTCTCAATGTGGTAAAATATTTGTAGCAAAAAGCAATCTAAAGGTacatatgagaattcatacaggggaGAAACAATTTagttgttctgaatgtggtaaaagatttgtaaCAAAAAGCAATCTAAAGGTacatatgagaattcatacaggggaGAAATCATTTAGTTGTTCTgattgtggtaaaagatttggaaccAGAAGCTATCTCGTCATACACATGCGAAGTCATACGggagaaaaaccatttggctgttcggaGTGTGATAAAATATTTCAAGATAAAAAcagtctgaacaaacacatgagaattcatacgggagagaaaccatttggctgttcagaATGCGGTAAAGCATTTCGAGATAGAAACAATCTTAACAATCACATGAGGATTCacacaggagaaaaaccattttgctgttgtgAGTGTGGTAAAAAATTGCGAGAAAAAACTCATCTGAACAGGCATATGAGGATTCATACAGGTGAGAAGCTGTTTGGCTgtcctgagtgtggtaaaagattttggGAAAAAGCCGATCTGAATAGACACTTaaaaattcatacaggagagaaacgatttgtctgttctcagtgtggtaaaagatttggaagaAAAGGCGATCTGAAcgtacacatgagaattcatgttGGAGTACAACCCTTTTGTTGTTTCGCGTGTGATAAAAGGTTTCGTCAAAAATGCCATCTTGATAGACACATGGCAAGTCATAAAGGAGAGAAATCATtttgctgttctgagtgtggtaaaagatttggagacaAATGCAATTTAAACAGACATATGAGAAtacatacaggagaaaaaccctTTGGCTGTTCTTTgtgtggtaaaaggtttggaGATAAACGCGGTTTGAACAGACACAGAATAATGCACAAGGAAGACAAAAGCATTTGCTTTTAA